Proteins from one Actinobacillus delphinicola genomic window:
- the matP gene encoding macrodomain Ter protein MatP yields MKYQQLENQEAKWKWLYLMRKYRNQENICRYQESSTNQQLIQALVDNENNAEFIENWVKQHLHPDLKIKLDQAIRAKRKRFFNAEHQHTRKKSIDLNFAVWRRLSEYSKKMNMTLSETIIYMIDEQEKKHLYANQVTDMKSSLEALLDHDH; encoded by the coding sequence ATGAAATACCAACAATTAGAAAATCAAGAAGCAAAATGGAAGTGGCTTTACCTTATGCGTAAATATCGTAATCAAGAAAATATTTGTCGCTATCAGGAAAGCAGTACGAATCAACAACTCATTCAAGCTTTAGTTGATAATGAAAATAATGCAGAATTTATTGAAAATTGGGTTAAGCAACACCTGCATCCTGATCTTAAAATAAAATTAGATCAGGCAATTCGTGCAAAACGTAAACGGTTTTTTAATGCTGAGCATCAACATACTCGTAAAAAATCCATTGATTTAAACTTTGCAGTATGGCGTCGCCTTTCCGAATATTCTAAAAAAATGAACATGACGCTCTCTGAAACTATTATTTATATGATTGATGAGCAAGAGAAAAAACATTTATATGCCAATCAAGTAACCGATATGAAAAGTAGTTTAGAGGCACTTTTAGATCACGACCATTAG
- a CDS encoding tetratricopeptide repeat protein, giving the protein MKKICSISLVCLAMMGTAYAVETVTTTATAPVAVTAGMHNSSAVKTDPILGINQPANMTKNGNSLYLEKPVNLDMYTKLRTMAENSYARLTHLAENGDVKAQYALGYLYYKGEGVEQSDMRAFEWITRAAEAGYAKAQYELGVIYYYGFGQIYASEKEAAIWYERAAQNGFAKAQYVAGRLYLKGYGVKKSYPKAFKYFQRAADQSVVKAQYELGYMYQHGYGVKKSYEEAYKWYMRAADKKDGDAAYALGEMYRTGKFVKKSNVDAYNWFLKASQSEDQLASSNANIALTDLQKVLTPAERQQLNLH; this is encoded by the coding sequence ATGAAAAAAATTTGTTCAATTAGTCTTGTTTGTTTAGCAATGATGGGTACTGCATATGCAGTAGAAACAGTAACAACTACCGCAACTGCACCTGTTGCCGTCACAGCAGGTATGCATAACAGTTCAGCAGTGAAAACCGATCCTATTTTGGGTATTAACCAACCTGCTAATATGACTAAGAATGGTAATTCTCTTTATTTAGAAAAGCCGGTTAATTTAGATATGTACACTAAATTGCGCACTATGGCGGAAAATAGTTATGCTAGATTAACGCATTTGGCTGAAAATGGTGATGTAAAAGCACAATATGCATTGGGCTACCTTTATTATAAAGGTGAAGGCGTAGAACAATCTGATATGCGTGCCTTTGAGTGGATTACACGTGCAGCAGAAGCAGGTTACGCAAAAGCGCAATATGAACTTGGCGTAATTTATTACTACGGTTTTGGTCAAATTTATGCCTCTGAAAAAGAAGCGGCGATTTGGTATGAACGTGCAGCCCAAAATGGTTTTGCAAAAGCACAATACGTGGCAGGTCGTTTATATTTGAAAGGGTATGGGGTGAAAAAATCTTATCCTAAAGCATTTAAATATTTCCAACGTGCTGCTGATCAAAGTGTGGTTAAAGCTCAATATGAATTAGGTTACATGTACCAACACGGCTATGGCGTGAAAAAATCTTACGAAGAAGCGTATAAATGGTATATGCGTGCCGCAGATAAAAAAGATGGTGATGCAGCTTACGCATTAGGCGAAATGTATCGCACTGGTAAATTTGTGAAAAAATCTAATGTCGATGCGTACAATTGGTTCCTTAAAGCAAGCCAATCTGAAGATCAACTTGCAAGCTCAAATGCAAATATTGCGTTGACCGATCTTCAAAAAGTGTTAACACCAGCTGAGCGTCAACAATTAAATCTTCATTAA
- a CDS encoding DMT family transporter, producing MQNLGLAVLFSVLVSVLLKVAKRGKIQIDQAIAFNYISAGALAYYVLKPNFDGVGFNQFLMTSSHMSIFIALGFLLPTVFIIMAKAINVAGIVRADAAQRLSLILPILASFLLFGQTLTHARLIGIILAFLALFCLVKKPNAEKGALGVIGAVSLLLVWAGYGVIDILFKEVAKMGGAFPNTLFASFVLGGGILFIYLVLKRVEWTIPSVLGGLFLGCLNFGNILFYIKAHQSFSGNPTLVFASMNIGVIILATLAGAAYFKEKISKINWLGLVLGVLAIWCLFYLDKFMA from the coding sequence ATGCAGAATTTAGGACTTGCGGTACTTTTTAGTGTTTTGGTGTCGGTGCTTTTGAAAGTGGCGAAACGGGGGAAAATCCAAATCGATCAAGCGATTGCGTTTAATTATATTTCCGCGGGGGCGTTGGCGTACTATGTGTTAAAGCCCAATTTTGATGGGGTAGGGTTTAATCAATTTTTGATGACCAGTTCCCACATGTCAATTTTTATTGCATTAGGTTTTTTATTGCCAACAGTTTTTATCATTATGGCGAAGGCGATTAATGTTGCGGGAATCGTGCGGGCGGATGCGGCACAACGCCTTTCGTTAATTTTACCGATTTTAGCCTCTTTCCTTTTATTTGGGCAAACCTTAACGCACGCTCGATTAATCGGCATTATTTTAGCGTTTTTAGCGCTTTTCTGTTTAGTTAAAAAACCGAATGCGGAAAAAGGTGCATTGGGTGTTATAGGGGCAGTGAGCCTGTTACTCGTATGGGCAGGATATGGGGTGATTGATATCCTGTTTAAAGAAGTCGCAAAAATGGGCGGGGCATTCCCAAATACCTTATTTGCCTCATTTGTACTGGGTGGCGGGATTCTCTTTATTTATCTTGTCTTAAAACGTGTGGAATGGACGATTCCGAGTGTGCTAGGCGGTTTATTCTTAGGTTGCTTAAACTTTGGAAATATTCTGTTTTATATCAAAGCACACCAAAGTTTTAGCGGCAATCCGACATTAGTATTTGCGAGTATGAATATTGGTGTCATTATTTTGGCAACCTTAGCTGGGGCAGCGTACTTCAAAGAAAAAATTAGTAAAATCAATTGGCTAGGGCTTGTATTAGGGGTTTTAGCGATTTGGTGTTTATTCTATTTAGATAAATTTATGGCGTAA
- the dinB gene encoding DNA polymerase IV — protein sequence MTKKQRKIIHIDMDCFYASIEIRDKPHLRDKPVAVGGSAYERGVLSTCNYVARKYGLHSAMPTAQAFKKCPDLVLLPVNMPLYRQISQQIQQIFREYTDLVEPLSLDEAYLDVTDCTRCQGSATWIAEEIRQRIFKTTGLTASAGVAPLKFLAKIASDQNKPNGIFVIKPQDVDAFVHQLPLKKIPSVGKVTNDKLNQMGLHTCGDVQKVEQHLILSQFGKLGQRIWQFSHGLDSREVQPHRQRKSIGVERTVIHDFATYEQALPLLDELFDLLKKRIFRVSPHVPLQHFTKLSIKLKFDDFSQTTLEKTGLSFELESFRHLLTQIWQRSHGRAVRLIGVQVQMPNEVKDSQQMSLW from the coding sequence ATGACTAAGAAACAACGCAAAATCATTCATATTGATATGGACTGTTTTTACGCATCGATTGAGATTCGAGATAAGCCACATTTGCGTGATAAGCCTGTTGCTGTAGGTGGAAGTGCTTATGAGCGTGGGGTATTATCCACGTGTAATTATGTCGCACGTAAATACGGTTTGCATAGCGCAATGCCCACTGCACAGGCATTTAAAAAATGTCCTGATTTGGTGTTATTGCCTGTGAATATGCCATTGTATCGTCAGATTTCTCAACAAATTCAGCAGATTTTCCGTGAATATACCGATCTAGTTGAGCCGTTATCATTAGATGAGGCGTATTTAGATGTTACGGATTGTACACGTTGTCAAGGTTCTGCAACGTGGATAGCCGAGGAAATTCGGCAACGGATTTTCAAAACAACAGGATTAACCGCTTCAGCAGGTGTTGCACCGCTAAAATTTTTAGCCAAAATTGCCTCGGATCAAAATAAGCCGAATGGTATTTTTGTGATAAAACCACAAGACGTAGATGCCTTTGTTCATCAATTACCCTTAAAAAAAATTCCAAGTGTAGGCAAGGTAACGAATGACAAACTCAATCAAATGGGGTTGCATACCTGTGGTGATGTGCAGAAAGTCGAACAGCATTTAATTCTTAGTCAATTTGGGAAATTAGGGCAACGTATCTGGCAATTTAGTCATGGATTGGATTCACGAGAGGTACAACCGCATCGGCAACGCAAATCTATAGGGGTAGAGCGAACGGTTATCCATGATTTTGCTACTTATGAGCAAGCATTACCGTTATTAGATGAACTTTTTGATTTATTAAAAAAACGGATTTTTCGTGTATCTCCTCATGTTCCTTTGCAACATTTCACGAAATTGAGTATTAAATTAAAATTTGATGATTTTAGCCAAACGACATTAGAAAAAACGGGTCTTAGTTTTGAGCTGGAGAGTTTTAGGCATTTATTAACGCAAATTTGGCAAAGAAGTCATGGGCGAGCAGTGCGCTTAATTGGTGTACAAGTTCAAATGCCAAACGAAGTTAAAGATAGTCAGCAAATGAGTCTTTGGTAA
- the sbcB gene encoding exodeoxyribonuclease I: protein MSNDFSFFIYDYESFGIDPARDRPAQFGGIRTDENFNIIGEPVMFYCQQTNDYLPSPDAVMVTGITPQECNEKGVPEYEFADKILAEFSQPNTCIMGYNNIRYDDEMTRYTFYRNLRDPYAYSYKNGNSRWDLLDLVRACYALRPEGINWVYDDDGLPSFRLELLTKANGIEHSHAHDAMADVYATLEMAKLIKQKQPRLFDFYFKNRDKKNVEKMMDTATLTPLVHVSGMFGNARSNVSVIVPLAWDLKNKNLVHCCDLMGDVEAMLQRPAEENQQILYTKRTELEEQGIAPVPLKGVHINKCPFIAPLNTLRPQDLERLGIDMEKCQRNLALLREYAYIRDFTLDICGAEREYPADENVETALYSGFFSRNDMNNLAILRTLPVEKWDDCGLKFEDPRIPQLLFHFKARYFFKNLSRPEQIKWKKYRLNKIEQKAAEFEARFYDLHQENLGNEEKMNLLSELQLYVMKLFA from the coding sequence ATGAGTAACGATTTTAGTTTTTTTATTTACGATTATGAAAGTTTTGGTATCGATCCTGCTCGTGATCGTCCCGCCCAGTTTGGGGGAATCCGTACTGATGAGAATTTTAATATCATTGGTGAACCTGTGATGTTTTATTGTCAGCAAACCAATGATTATTTGCCGTCACCAGATGCGGTGATGGTTACAGGGATTACGCCACAAGAATGTAATGAAAAGGGCGTTCCAGAATATGAATTTGCCGATAAGATCCTTGCCGAATTTAGCCAGCCGAATACGTGTATCATGGGTTACAACAATATTCGTTACGATGATGAAATGACTCGCTACACTTTCTATCGTAATTTGCGTGATCCGTATGCGTATAGTTATAAAAATGGGAATTCCCGTTGGGATTTATTAGATCTCGTGCGCGCGTGTTATGCGTTACGTCCAGAAGGGATTAACTGGGTGTATGACGATGATGGTTTGCCGTCTTTCCGTTTAGAACTTTTAACCAAAGCAAATGGCATTGAACATAGCCATGCCCACGATGCGATGGCGGACGTTTATGCGACTTTAGAAATGGCGAAATTAATTAAGCAGAAACAGCCGCGCCTTTTTGATTTTTACTTTAAAAATCGTGATAAGAAGAATGTTGAAAAGATGATGGATACGGCGACATTAACGCCGTTAGTGCATGTTTCTGGCATGTTTGGTAATGCACGTTCAAATGTATCCGTCATTGTGCCGTTAGCGTGGGATTTAAAAAATAAAAACCTCGTGCATTGTTGTGATTTGATGGGTGACGTGGAAGCCATGTTGCAGCGCCCTGCAGAAGAAAATCAACAAATTCTTTACACCAAGCGAACCGAGCTTGAAGAACAAGGCATTGCGCCCGTACCGCTTAAAGGCGTACATATTAATAAATGTCCATTTATCGCACCATTAAATACATTACGTCCGCAAGATCTGGAACGGCTAGGTATTGATATGGAAAAATGTCAGCGGAATTTAGCATTATTGCGAGAATATGCCTATATCCGTGATTTTACGTTAGATATTTGTGGTGCAGAGCGTGAATACCCTGCGGATGAAAATGTAGAAACCGCGCTTTATTCAGGGTTCTTTAGTCGTAATGATATGAATAATTTAGCAATTTTACGGACGTTACCTGTTGAAAAATGGGATGATTGTGGATTGAAATTTGAAGACCCACGTATTCCACAACTTTTATTTCATTTTAAAGCACGTTATTTCTTTAAAAATCTATCACGACCTGAACAAATTAAGTGGAAAAAATACCGTTTAAATAAAATCGAACAAAAAGCAGCCGAATTTGAAGCCCGTTTTTACGATTTACATCAAGAAAATTTAGGCAATGAAGAAAAAATGAACTTATTAAGCGAGTTACAGCTTTATGTGATGAAATTATTTGCCTAG
- a CDS encoding dynamin family protein yields the protein MSKAKLFELNDEINHFFNTQPELKDDVRFKNRVLTSATLEAEWKDKNNLSRELRVGIIGRVKAGKSSLLNALLFNGESVLPQAATPMTAALTVMKYGDKEKAEVDFYTNDDIEKLEADSRLYEQELKKAIEANIIPENEANSPDSVAQLSENDSSENENHGWFGNLGNQAKNMGKKVAQQMRKNNPEYRQQIIEAFNQANPILVAAHQQVEAMHAHPLSMSERKTMQTLTANSHQELMQKLNDYVGAAGKYMPYTKSVTLYLKEESLKDLEVIDTPGVNDPVASREERTHEFLKQCDVVFVVSPSAQFISNEDLALMQRVTVNEGIQEVYLVASQVDNDMCTPSEGGNGGSPTVVLEKIAQKLTHQAERALNGHKVLSQNSNLRALFEKHQVICTSSMAFNMLKNFSNKASWQGNIATVWKNLTHYYRDYLTSDATAKHHLEKMANIAVLKTVLDEVRANKDKIRASNQDTFIETKKTNMLALLDDVNDHFDEMIMKVETTSSAEAEAQLDSIKRFQHAAKREIDAVYRRAIYDIVIENGWAYKLDITTDNSTKAFFDVNQITEQKKTREVRNDASFWNCFGLFAGTHKESYTVVTINATQVNDAIQTVRNDVTRALNAQIGSLKIDWENDLIREVMATIRECNREVGGERLRRSEINAILRELITNLPIRKIQLADNIPDTIKNRSGNLSGSDAMRFNTEAKTYICDQLIQNLKHANANYVTDLAQQLEAVKLGTDITFALQKQAEELDKAIKNQKEYITRYQRIRVAAQQLSNKVNQAL from the coding sequence ATGAGTAAAGCCAAATTATTTGAATTAAATGATGAAATTAATCATTTTTTTAATACCCAACCCGAACTTAAAGACGATGTACGTTTTAAAAATCGAGTCCTCACAAGCGCTACCTTAGAAGCGGAATGGAAAGATAAAAATAACCTCTCCCGCGAATTGCGTGTAGGGATTATTGGGCGTGTTAAAGCAGGGAAAAGTTCACTTTTAAATGCTTTATTGTTTAATGGGGAAAGTGTATTACCGCAAGCTGCAACACCAATGACAGCTGCACTTACCGTTATGAAATATGGTGATAAGGAAAAAGCAGAAGTCGATTTTTATACCAATGATGATATTGAAAAATTAGAAGCGGATAGTCGTCTTTATGAACAAGAATTAAAGAAAGCAATTGAAGCGAATATTATTCCTGAAAATGAAGCGAATTCCCCTGATTCAGTAGCACAATTATCCGAAAATGATAGCTCGGAGAATGAAAATCATGGATGGTTTGGAAATTTAGGTAACCAGGCTAAAAATATGGGGAAAAAAGTAGCACAACAGATGCGCAAAAATAATCCTGAATACCGTCAACAAATTATCGAGGCGTTTAATCAGGCTAATCCGATACTGGTTGCAGCACATCAACAAGTCGAAGCCATGCATGCTCATCCACTTTCTATGAGCGAGCGTAAAACTATGCAAACACTGACTGCGAACTCTCATCAGGAATTAATGCAAAAATTAAATGATTATGTAGGTGCAGCAGGGAAATATATGCCTTATACCAAGTCGGTTACTTTATACCTAAAAGAAGAATCATTAAAGGATTTGGAAGTCATTGATACTCCAGGGGTAAACGATCCTGTTGCTTCACGTGAAGAGCGGACTCATGAATTTTTAAAACAATGCGACGTAGTGTTTGTGGTCTCGCCATCAGCACAATTTATAAGCAATGAAGATTTAGCATTGATGCAACGCGTTACCGTCAATGAGGGAATTCAGGAAGTCTATTTGGTGGCAAGCCAAGTAGATAATGATATGTGTACTCCAAGTGAAGGTGGCAATGGTGGTTCGCCTACCGTAGTCCTTGAAAAGATTGCTCAAAAATTAACACATCAGGCAGAACGTGCCTTAAATGGGCATAAAGTATTAAGTCAAAATAGCAATTTGCGTGCGTTATTTGAAAAACACCAAGTGATTTGCACGTCATCTATGGCATTTAATATGCTGAAAAACTTTAGTAATAAAGCTAGCTGGCAGGGAAATATAGCAACGGTTTGGAAAAATCTTACTCATTATTATCGCGATTATTTAACTTCGGATGCGACAGCTAAACACCATTTAGAAAAAATGGCAAATATTGCCGTATTGAAAACGGTGTTAGACGAAGTGCGTGCGAATAAAGATAAAATCCGTGCTAGCAATCAAGACACCTTTATTGAAACCAAAAAAACTAATATGTTAGCGCTTTTAGACGATGTCAATGATCACTTCGATGAGATGATTATGAAAGTTGAAACCACCTCGTCTGCCGAGGCGGAAGCGCAACTTGATTCCATTAAACGCTTTCAACACGCTGCCAAACGCGAAATTGATGCGGTTTATCGACGTGCTATTTATGACATTGTGATTGAAAATGGTTGGGCATATAAATTGGATATTACTACCGATAACTCCACCAAAGCCTTTTTTGACGTTAATCAGATTACTGAGCAAAAGAAAACTAGAGAAGTCAGGAATGATGCAAGTTTCTGGAATTGTTTTGGCTTATTTGCAGGAACGCATAAGGAATCTTATACCGTTGTGACGATCAATGCGACGCAAGTGAATGACGCTATTCAGACTGTAAGAAATGATGTTACAAGAGCTTTAAACGCTCAAATTGGCTCTTTGAAAATAGACTGGGAAAATGACTTAATACGGGAAGTGATGGCAACTATCCGTGAATGTAACCGAGAGGTAGGCGGAGAAAGATTACGTCGTAGTGAAATTAATGCGATATTGCGTGAACTGATTACGAATTTGCCGATCCGTAAAATTCAGTTAGCTGATAATATTCCTGATACTATTAAAAACCGATCTGGGAATTTAAGCGGTAGTGACGCAATGCGTTTTAATACAGAAGCGAAAACTTATATTTGCGATCAACTTATTCAAAACTTAAAACATGCTAATGCCAATTATGTTACAGATTTAGCACAGCAGTTAGAAGCAGTTAAACTCGGCACAGATATAACATTTGCATTACAAAAGCAAGCCGAGGAACTTGATAAAGCAATCAAAAACCAAAAAGAATATATTACACGTTATCAACGCATACGTGTGGCGGCACAACAATTAAGCAATAAAGTGAACCAAGCGTTATAG
- a CDS encoding dynamin family protein, with translation MEELDRWKINYNKLQEKNDELEEKHHLKKVGQALADSQTDMEKKQQTDEKLKDELIQENTEDLDPWKRKCKKLENENDDLGYKIDELEYDLEKTKQKLTDSQTEAQKAQNELDAQKKEYAQQTEKLKDDLIQEKLRSKVVAALLDSENTNEAFKAFQKMLYSDFMAFANEESSIADEAQVLLDLQAIEQELQLISAYPEFHTKCTVAVGGGFSAGKSQFISSLFEDKRFSLPSNIEPTTALPTFVLDGKQGQLIGVNREGAKVNLSEIDPQISEKLTHQFMDSFGFPLKSIMPYMFLPTPLAYKHLCFIDTPGYNPASGGQSSTKDDEKTALQYLQDADAIIWLVNGAINGTLPNSDLQFLSTIKYEKPDVPLYIVLNRADQRDKEDIKLILHEIKRVLDNAEIAYYGITAYSSSMREEYSFTNTKPVKSKLSRKARKLAKPANSETPATLHAFLKALNHAQPKLDKLIAKIYAIDEHYQRAIWREICIKQRYIDAIEDATFKLNADNYAEGRSRVYDCLEDISSQFSKENKKLKAHLTTLQKISTKFVDVITQIFNSGNGYNVKLITSLKRSVISARDIDTSDIEITEVWDTEKQLAKEFIDEARKISEKNAIPQAQMFKDIEQILMLEWVGQHLEDLQGEDKSWNLVIDLLKAYQEIINEDSSLTFNLFRSNLIEILPSE, from the coding sequence ATGGAAGAACTAGATCGCTGGAAGATAAATTATAATAAATTACAAGAAAAAAATGACGAGTTGGAGGAGAAACATCACTTAAAGAAAGTTGGGCAGGCGCTTGCGGACTCGCAAACAGATATGGAAAAAAAACAACAAACTGATGAAAAGTTAAAGGATGAGTTGATTCAAGAAAATACAGAAGATCTAGATCCTTGGAAAAGAAAGTGTAAGAAATTAGAAAATGAAAATGATGATTTAGGGTATAAAATCGATGAGCTGGAGTATGATTTAGAGAAAACTAAGCAAAAACTTACAGACTCGCAAACTGAGGCTCAAAAAGCCCAGAATGAATTAGATGCCCAGAAAAAAGAGTACGCACAGCAAACGGAAAAGTTAAAAGATGATTTAATTCAAGAAAAATTGCGTAGCAAGGTCGTAGCGGCGTTATTAGATAGCGAAAACACGAATGAAGCCTTTAAAGCTTTTCAAAAGATGCTGTATAGCGATTTTATGGCGTTTGCTAACGAGGAATCGTCTATTGCAGATGAGGCACAAGTCCTCTTAGATTTACAAGCGATTGAGCAAGAATTACAGCTCATTTCTGCGTACCCAGAATTTCATACGAAATGTACTGTGGCAGTTGGTGGGGGTTTTAGTGCGGGCAAATCGCAATTTATTAGTAGCTTATTTGAAGATAAGCGCTTTAGTTTACCATCAAATATTGAACCAACGACAGCACTTCCTACCTTTGTGTTAGATGGTAAACAAGGGCAACTAATTGGGGTGAATAGAGAGGGCGCGAAAGTTAATCTTAGCGAAATTGACCCACAAATTAGTGAGAAATTAACTCACCAATTTATGGATTCCTTCGGTTTTCCGCTTAAAAGCATTATGCCTTATATGTTTTTACCGACGCCATTAGCTTATAAACATCTATGCTTTATTGATACACCTGGGTATAACCCTGCAAGCGGTGGACAATCTTCTACTAAAGACGATGAAAAAACGGCTTTACAATATTTGCAAGATGCTGATGCCATTATTTGGTTGGTCAATGGTGCTATTAATGGGACGTTGCCAAATAGTGATTTACAATTTTTGAGTACTATCAAATATGAGAAACCTGATGTACCGCTTTATATTGTTTTAAATCGCGCTGATCAACGAGATAAAGAGGATATTAAACTCATTTTGCATGAAATTAAGCGTGTTCTCGATAATGCAGAAATTGCCTATTATGGTATCACCGCATATAGCTCGAGCATGAGAGAGGAATATTCTTTTACGAATACGAAGCCAGTGAAATCAAAACTATCTAGAAAAGCGAGGAAGTTGGCAAAGCCCGCAAATTCAGAGACACCAGCAACGTTACACGCTTTTTTAAAGGCATTGAATCACGCACAGCCAAAGCTAGATAAACTTATTGCTAAAATTTATGCGATTGATGAACACTATCAGCGTGCTATTTGGCGCGAAATTTGTATTAAGCAACGCTATATAGATGCAATTGAAGACGCAACTTTTAAGCTGAATGCCGACAACTACGCGGAAGGCAGGTCTAGGGTGTATGATTGCTTGGAAGATATTTCTAGTCAATTTTCTAAAGAGAATAAGAAATTAAAGGCACATCTTACAACGTTACAGAAAATTAGTACTAAATTTGTTGATGTGATTACTCAAATATTCAATTCTGGAAATGGGTATAATGTTAAGCTTATCACTTCTCTTAAACGTTCTGTAATTAGCGCACGTGATATCGATACATCGGATATTGAAATTACTGAAGTATGGGATACGGAAAAACAACTTGCTAAAGAGTTTATCGATGAAGCAAGAAAAATTAGTGAGAAAAATGCCATTCCTCAAGCACAGATGTTTAAAGATATAGAGCAAATTTTAATGCTAGAATGGGTTGGACAACACTTAGAAGACTTACAGGGTGAAGATAAGAGTTGGAACTTGGTAATAGACTTATTGAAAGCGTATCAAGAGATTATTAATGAGGATTCTTCTCTGACCTTTAATCTCTTTCGTAGCAATTTAATAGAAATCTTACCTTCAGAATAA
- the htpX gene encoding protease HtpX, with protein MMRILLFLATNLAVLFIFNIILSLTGIRSQDAMGLLILAALFGFVGSFISLWFSRGIALRAVNGEVITQPRNQMEDWLMQTISYLAQKDGLPMPEVAIYASPDMNAFATGPSKSKSLIAVSTALMEGMTPEEVQAVLAHEMSHIKNGDMVTMALLQGVVNTFVTFLSRLIANAVATTRSDEEDNGELSYGIYFVVSMILELVFGVLASIIVMWFSRFREYRADAGAAQLVGKQKMIDALRRLEQVSAPHEMEGSLAAFGINGKRGNVMDLFLSHPPLEKRIEALQKMQ; from the coding sequence ATGATGCGAATTTTATTGTTCCTCGCAACCAACTTAGCGGTATTGTTTATTTTTAACATTATTTTGTCATTAACGGGGATTCGTTCGCAAGACGCAATGGGATTACTTATCCTCGCCGCATTATTTGGTTTCGTAGGATCTTTTATTTCTCTTTGGTTTTCAAGAGGAATTGCGTTACGTGCGGTAAATGGTGAAGTGATTACTCAGCCACGTAACCAAATGGAAGATTGGTTAATGCAAACCATTAGCTATTTAGCACAAAAAGATGGATTACCAATGCCAGAAGTGGCAATTTATGCCTCTCCAGATATGAATGCTTTTGCAACAGGTCCGAGCAAAAGTAAATCATTAATTGCGGTGAGTACTGCATTAATGGAAGGGATGACTCCAGAGGAAGTCCAAGCCGTATTAGCGCATGAAATGAGCCATATCAAAAATGGCGACATGGTGACAATGGCACTTTTACAAGGGGTTGTAAATACGTTCGTAACGTTCTTATCTCGCCTTATCGCAAATGCGGTGGCAACAACTCGTAGCGATGAAGAAGATAACGGTGAGTTGAGTTATGGGATTTATTTTGTTGTTTCTATGATCTTAGAACTTGTTTTTGGGGTGCTTGCGAGTATCATTGTGATGTGGTTCTCACGTTTCCGTGAATACCGTGCTGATGCGGGGGCTGCCCAATTAGTGGGTAAACAAAAAATGATTGATGCATTGCGTCGTTTAGAACAAGTTTCTGCACCGCATGAAATGGAAGGTTCTTTAGCTGCATTCGGAATTAATGGAAAACGTGGCAATGTTATGGATTTATTTTTAAGCCATCCGCCACTTGAAAAACGTATCGAAGCATTGCAAAAAATGCAATAA